In Fibrobacter sp. UWEL, the following proteins share a genomic window:
- a CDS encoding Acyl-CoA dehydrogenase C-terminal domain-containing protein produces MRDASANAELFGKSAKVYLNLAEAEVMKHSNFVMNLTADQIADYKA; encoded by the coding sequence ATCCGCGACGCTTCTGCAAACGCAGAACTGTTCGGCAAGAGCGCCAAGGTTTACCTGAACCTCGCTGAAGCAGAAGTGATGAAGCACTCCAACTTTGTCATGAACCTGACCGCTGATCAGATCGCTGATTATAAAGCTTAA